A stretch of DNA from Mycobacterium senriense:
TTGGCGTGCTTTTCCAGCACCGCGGTGATCATCGCGGCCCGGGAGTGGTCGATGCCGCTGACGGCGCGCCGCGGCGATCCGCCCGCCGGCGTGGCCAGCAGCGCCTGCACCTCGCCGATCAGCGGCCGTTTGCCGTCGAGCGTCACGGTGATCGCGGTGCCCGGGACCGGGGCCGGACGCTGATCCAGGAACAGGTTCGACGGGTCGGCGACGCCCTCGATCCCGTTGTCGTGCAACAGGAAACACCCGACCTCGTCGGCGGCCCCGAACCGGTTCTTGATCCCCCGGACCATGCGCAGCGAGCCGTTGCGGTCGCCTTCGAAGTGCAGCACCACGTCCACCAGATGCTCAAGGGAACGCGGCCCGGCGATGGCCCCGTCCTTGGTGACGTGCCCGACCAGGATCAGCGCGACCGCATTGGTTTTGGCCGCGGCGGTCAGCGCCGACGTCACCGCGCGCACCTGCGTGACGCCGCCGGCCACGCCGTCGGCCTCGGTGGTGGACATGGTCTGCACCGAGTCCACGATCACCAGCGCGGGCCTGACCGTGGCGATGTGCTCGAGCACGGTGTGCAGGTCGGATTCGGCGGCCAGATAAAGCTCATCGCTGCCGCAGCCGATGCGGTCGGCGCGCAGCCGGATCTGGCCCGCGGACTCCTCACCCGAGATGTACAGCGCCCGGCGGCCGGATTGCGCCCAGCGATGCGCGACCTCGAGCAGCAGCGTCGACTTGCCCACCCCCGGATCACCGGCCAGCAGCGTGACCGAACCGGGCACCACACCGCCGCCGAGCACGCGGTCGAGTTCGTTTACACCCGTCGTGCGGTGCTGGCTGGCGTTGGGCTCGATGGAGGTGATGGGCACGGCCGGCGATGCCGTGGCCGCGCCGCTACGCCGGCCGGCGACCGCACTGAGTAGCGGGACCTCGTCAACGGTGCCCCAGCTGCCGCACTCCATGCAGCGGCCCACCCACTTCGCGGTGATATGCCGGCATTCCGAACACCGATATTGAGAGCGCGCAGTTGCCACGCCAAGACGGTATCGAGCCGCTACGACAAGCCCGCGTCACGACAGGCGGTTACCCCGCCTGGTTTTGCTGGGGCGGCGCCAGGCCGGCCGAAATCGGCACGGCGACGGTGGCTTGCCCGGCCTTCTCGAAGTTGAAGGTGAAGTTGTAGGTGAGGCCGTTGGAGATCGGCTTGGCCAAACTGATGGTCGCCTTGGCCGCCGCGGTGTTGGAGCCGACCGGTCCGGGGGCCACCTTCTGACCTTCGGGCGTGCCGATGAACAGCGTCCCGCCGGCGGGCAGCCGAGGGTCGCCGCTGACCGTCACCGTGCCGATGTCGGTGGTGATGCCGACCAGCCGGTCTTCGGTGTTCGGCGACTGGTTCACGGCCACCAGCACCAGGTCCACGGTCCGGCCCGGCTTGAGGTAGTCGCCGGTTTGGCTGGCCTGGATCCGGATGTCGCGCAACGCCACGTTGTTGAACGTGACCTTGTTGCCGTTGATGGCGGGCTCCTGGACCGCCATCTGCGACACCTGGCCGGCTCCGCAACCGCTCAGCAGGGCGGCCAGAACGGCCATCACCCCGGCGAGGGCGAGCGTGGGAAGGCCGAGGCGGATCTTGAAGCGGTTCACTCTCTCAGGCCTCCTGCTGAGCCGGTCCGACTGATGCAACTATGCACAGTAGTAGGAACGTCCCGCGCACGATA
This window harbors:
- the radA gene encoding DNA repair protein RadA; its protein translation is MATARSQYRCSECRHITAKWVGRCMECGSWGTVDEVPLLSAVAGRRSGAATASPAVPITSIEPNASQHRTTGVNELDRVLGGGVVPGSVTLLAGDPGVGKSTLLLEVAHRWAQSGRRALYISGEESAGQIRLRADRIGCGSDELYLAAESDLHTVLEHIATVRPALVIVDSVQTMSTTEADGVAGGVTQVRAVTSALTAAAKTNAVALILVGHVTKDGAIAGPRSLEHLVDVVLHFEGDRNGSLRMVRGIKNRFGAADEVGCFLLHDNGIEGVADPSNLFLDQRPAPVPGTAITVTLDGKRPLIGEVQALLATPAGGSPRRAVSGIDHSRAAMITAVLEKHAKLPVGANDIYLSTVGGMRLTDPSSDLAVAVALASALADLPLPTTAVMIGEVGLAGDLRRVSGMERRLSEAARQGFSIALIPDGDDPRREIVPNGMRALRAPTIVAALEHMIDIADHRGGAPANPRRLDEWRAGPEE